In a genomic window of Nitratireductor basaltis:
- the fsa gene encoding fructose-6-phosphate aldolase, producing MKFFVDTADVNEIKELNELGLLDGVTTNPSLIMKAGRDITEVTKEICDLVDGPVSAEVTATDFDGMMREAEVLSKIADNVCIKVPLTFDGLKACKKITESGRQVNVTLCFSANQALLAAKAGATFISPFIGRLDDMAIDGMDLIAEIRTIYDNYGFGTEILAASIRTVNHVKQAALIGADVATVPPATLKALVKHPLTDKGLEAFLADWEKTGQKIG from the coding sequence ATGAAATTCTTCGTCGATACCGCCGATGTAAATGAAATCAAAGAACTCAACGAGCTGGGTCTCCTTGATGGCGTGACGACCAATCCTTCGCTTATCATGAAAGCGGGCCGGGACATCACCGAAGTGACCAAGGAAATCTGTGATCTCGTGGATGGTCCGGTTTCCGCCGAGGTCACGGCGACCGATTTCGACGGCATGATGCGCGAAGCCGAGGTTTTGTCCAAGATTGCCGACAATGTGTGTATCAAGGTTCCGCTGACCTTCGATGGTCTGAAAGCGTGCAAGAAGATCACCGAGAGCGGCCGCCAGGTCAATGTAACGCTCTGCTTCTCGGCCAATCAGGCTCTTCTGGCCGCCAAGGCCGGTGCAACCTTCATCTCGCCCTTCATTGGTCGTCTCGATGACATGGCGATCGACGGCATGGACCTGATCGCCGAGATCCGCACTATCTATGACAATTACGGCTTCGGCACCGAGATCCTTGCGGCATCCATTCGCACGGTAAACCATGTGAAGCAGGCGGCCCTGATCGGCGCGGATGTCGCGACCGTTCCGCCCGCCACGCTGAAGGCGCTGGTCAAGCATCCGCTGACAGACAAGGGGCTTGAGGCCTTCCTCGCCGACTGGGAAAAGACCGGCCAGAAAATCGGCTGA
- a CDS encoding 1-acyl-sn-glycerol-3-phosphate acyltransferase, whose product MMSVAGVFGSKLLKREALAPETADHVVDQLIAERTTHLSQTFIWPVAKPLLYRYFHYRQAVAMADEVAAMSGWDAFTYISELLSLEVSSTGLDNIPKKGGFILAPTHPTGIADGIAVFDLLKEIRPDMAFFANRDALRVNPQFRELVIPVEWRAGEKSHAKSRDTLAMTAKAFNEERAVVLFPSGRIAYWNEDKLTERPWQPSVVALARRYEVPVIPMNITARNSGLFYLLSKYSNELRDMTLFHELLNKKGRAISMIIGRPIPHETLQDGEPSELAERLQEHAVHALAKDRDAVFKP is encoded by the coding sequence ATGATGTCTGTCGCTGGCGTATTCGGAAGCAAGCTCTTGAAGCGTGAAGCTCTGGCCCCCGAGACGGCAGATCATGTCGTGGACCAGCTCATCGCCGAGCGCACCACACACCTGTCGCAGACCTTCATCTGGCCTGTCGCAAAGCCCCTGCTCTATCGTTACTTCCATTATCGTCAGGCCGTTGCCATGGCCGATGAAGTGGCCGCGATGTCGGGCTGGGATGCATTCACCTATATTAGCGAACTTCTCTCGCTTGAGGTTTCCTCTACCGGTTTGGATAACATCCCCAAGAAGGGTGGCTTCATCCTTGCCCCGACGCATCCGACCGGCATCGCCGACGGCATTGCCGTTTTCGATCTTCTCAAGGAGATCAGGCCGGACATGGCCTTCTTTGCCAATCGCGATGCGCTGCGGGTCAATCCCCAGTTCCGTGAGCTGGTGATACCGGTCGAATGGCGTGCTGGGGAGAAGTCCCATGCGAAGAGCCGCGACACGCTCGCGATGACGGCCAAGGCCTTCAACGAAGAGCGTGCGGTCGTGCTCTTCCCGTCCGGTCGCATAGCCTACTGGAACGAGGACAAGCTGACCGAACGCCCCTGGCAGCCATCCGTCGTGGCTCTGGCGCGGCGCTATGAGGTTCCGGTGATCCCGATGAACATCACCGCGCGCAATTCCGGGCTGTTCTACCTGCTCTCGAAATATTCGAACGAGTTGCGCGACATGACCCTGTTTCACGAGCTTCTCAACAAGAAGGGCCGCGCCATCTCCATGATCATCGGGCGCCCCATTCCGCATGAGACCTTGCAGGATGGTGAGCCATCCGAACTTGCCGAGCGCCTGCAGGAACATGCGGTGCATGCTTTGGCAAAGGATCGCGACGCGGTCTTCAAGCCATGA
- the lptE gene encoding LPS assembly lipoprotein LptE produces MKSVFKALVMSGLLAAMTAVSACTVKPLYATSDAGLSGGTTAALASVAVSEQNTRYGLEVRNHLMFLLHGGATPPANPRYILDLSVTSVTASAATIQRAGIDEPTAGTVRMKGTYILKDATTDAVLGRGTREVSSAFDRPRQEYAALRAERDAQNRAARELAEIVRLSVAQNLAASPGI; encoded by the coding sequence TTGAAGTCCGTTTTCAAAGCCTTGGTCATGAGCGGGCTTCTGGCAGCCATGACAGCTGTATCCGCCTGTACGGTGAAGCCGCTCTATGCGACGTCCGACGCAGGACTGAGTGGTGGAACCACCGCCGCACTGGCATCGGTCGCCGTGTCTGAGCAGAACACACGCTACGGCCTTGAGGTGCGCAATCACCTCATGTTCCTGCTGCACGGAGGCGCCACGCCTCCGGCCAATCCGCGCTACATCCTTGACCTTTCCGTCACCTCCGTCACCGCCTCCGCCGCAACGATCCAGCGCGCTGGCATTGACGAACCAACGGCGGGCACCGTGCGCATGAAGGGCACTTACATTCTCAAGGACGCGACGACGGATGCGGTTCTTGGGCGCGGCACGCGCGAGGTTTCATCGGCTTTCGACCGTCCGCGTCAGGAATATGCGGCCTTGCGCGCCGAGCGCGATGCACAAAACCGCGCAGCACGGGAACTTGCCGAGATTGTCCGGCTTTCCGTTGCGCAGAACCTTGCGGCCTCCCCAGGCATCTGA